The following proteins are co-located in the Planococcus plakortidis genome:
- the dnaE gene encoding DNA polymerase III subunit alpha — translation MVYPHIVTAADPLKSTIRLDELFAVLTEQGAGAAALVNSKLYGVLPFWDACKKAGIHGVLGLSVPVDFDGAALPVVLYAQNNTGYQMLLKLSSALSTRDVDAIPQKWLAAYQEGLVCVIPDHAEWVLTDRSEALGILSRLFGEGLFASIERPGGMVQETEQTFIEYCSSFGLKFMASHECRYVKPQDAFAYEVARSIGEGFKLSDPERRKPEHSMAFVPTQTQLSEWFSDHPEWLEQSRKLLMDCRVTIPLNRQLLPRFPVKEGSDKSDVIRELCLKGLEQRIGKLEPSYLDRLDYELGIISKMGYIDYFLIVSDFMAYARNRGILTGPGRGSSAGSLVAFAMRITDVDPLAHGLLFERFLNPERVTLPDIDIDFADHRRHEVVEYVAKKYGALQTAQIITFGTLSAKAVARDTARVFGFEAEELEKISKLIPSRPGITLRAALRESKALEDWIVGNETRERWFKTALKLEGLPRNSSIHAAGVILSPGPLVDYVPIEKGHDDIFITQWPMQELEAIGLLKMDFLGLRNLTILENMAHMLKRDRNLPIDYRSLPLDDKGTYSLLAKGDTAGIFQLESPGMRRALMLIKPSAFGDIVAVNALYRPGPMEFIPLYARRKHGEEAVAYIHPVLEPILSETYGVIVYQEQIMKIAADMAGFSLGEADLLRRAVSKKNRQILDEERQHFVGGATAKGYTAKESGDVYDLIVRFADYGFPKSHAVAYSMISYQLAYMKAHYPVQFYAALLSNSQGNNEKTAQFMREMKERRIPLAAPCIARSRYGFSSEERQVRIGLSAVKGVPGTAVKAILEARKEGPFQNLFNIAERISAVHFTRKALEPLIKAGALDVLGKDRAVLLASLDSAIKHAELVKPNEDPGLFDDMGSSFMKPKYTKADPMPDGLKLDFEKEALGFYLSTHPVEREKEQRNKAYTALNELPKKKDRERVEVLGLVEDVRRIRTKKGDAMAFATLQDETGVASVTLFPKEYAQYNEILDKDALLEIQGTAETRQGKTTIICKTIL, via the coding sequence ATGGTCTATCCGCATATTGTGACGGCGGCTGATCCGCTCAAGAGCACGATCCGCCTCGATGAACTGTTTGCGGTTCTCACCGAGCAAGGCGCTGGCGCGGCAGCTTTGGTCAATTCCAAATTATACGGCGTCCTGCCATTTTGGGACGCCTGCAAAAAGGCCGGCATCCACGGGGTGCTCGGCCTTTCCGTGCCCGTCGACTTTGACGGGGCCGCATTGCCTGTAGTGCTGTATGCACAGAACAACACCGGCTACCAGATGTTATTGAAGCTGTCGAGTGCTTTGTCGACCCGCGATGTGGACGCCATCCCGCAAAAATGGCTGGCAGCTTATCAGGAAGGTTTAGTATGCGTGATTCCTGATCATGCGGAGTGGGTGCTGACAGACCGCAGCGAAGCGCTCGGCATCTTGTCGCGGTTGTTCGGGGAGGGCTTGTTCGCCAGCATCGAACGGCCTGGGGGGATGGTGCAGGAGACAGAACAAACGTTCATCGAGTACTGCTCATCCTTCGGTCTCAAATTCATGGCAAGCCACGAATGCCGATACGTAAAGCCACAAGATGCCTTTGCGTATGAAGTGGCAAGGTCAATCGGCGAAGGGTTCAAGCTAAGTGACCCTGAACGCCGGAAGCCTGAACATTCAATGGCATTCGTCCCGACGCAAACGCAATTATCGGAGTGGTTTTCAGACCATCCTGAATGGCTTGAACAAAGCCGGAAGCTGCTCATGGACTGCCGGGTCACGATTCCGTTGAACCGGCAATTGCTGCCGAGATTCCCGGTGAAGGAAGGCAGCGACAAAAGCGACGTGATCCGGGAGCTTTGCCTGAAGGGCCTGGAACAACGTATCGGGAAATTGGAACCAAGCTATTTGGACAGGCTCGATTATGAACTTGGCATCATTTCGAAAATGGGCTATATCGATTATTTCCTCATCGTTTCCGATTTCATGGCTTATGCAAGAAACAGGGGCATCTTGACCGGCCCTGGACGCGGATCCTCCGCCGGCTCGCTTGTCGCTTTCGCGATGCGCATCACGGATGTCGATCCGCTCGCTCATGGGTTATTATTCGAGCGTTTCCTGAATCCGGAGCGCGTCACCTTGCCGGATATCGATATTGACTTCGCGGACCATCGCCGCCACGAAGTCGTCGAGTATGTCGCGAAAAAATACGGTGCCTTGCAGACGGCACAAATCATCACGTTTGGCACTTTGTCCGCAAAAGCGGTCGCGAGAGACACGGCGAGGGTATTCGGGTTCGAAGCCGAAGAACTCGAGAAGATATCAAAGCTCATCCCAAGCCGGCCAGGCATCACTTTGCGCGCAGCTCTTCGTGAATCGAAAGCGTTGGAAGACTGGATTGTCGGAAATGAAACACGAGAGCGCTGGTTCAAGACGGCACTGAAGCTGGAAGGCCTGCCCCGCAATTCCTCAATCCATGCAGCCGGCGTCATCCTGAGTCCGGGCCCATTGGTGGATTATGTCCCGATCGAAAAAGGCCATGACGATATTTTCATCACTCAATGGCCGATGCAGGAGCTTGAAGCGATCGGCTTATTGAAAATGGATTTTCTTGGATTGCGCAATTTGACGATTCTGGAAAATATGGCGCATATGCTGAAACGCGACCGCAATTTGCCGATTGATTACCGCAGTTTGCCGCTTGACGATAAAGGAACCTATAGCTTATTGGCAAAGGGCGACACAGCGGGCATTTTCCAACTGGAGTCACCGGGTATGCGGCGCGCTTTGATGCTCATCAAACCGAGCGCGTTCGGCGATATTGTCGCGGTCAATGCCTTGTATCGGCCAGGACCGATGGAATTCATCCCGCTGTATGCGCGCCGCAAGCATGGCGAAGAGGCGGTAGCCTATATCCATCCGGTGCTGGAACCAATTTTATCGGAAACATACGGCGTCATCGTCTATCAGGAACAGATCATGAAAATCGCCGCTGACATGGCGGGCTTCAGCTTAGGCGAAGCCGATCTTTTACGCCGTGCCGTCAGCAAGAAAAACCGTCAGATCCTTGATGAAGAGCGCCAGCATTTCGTAGGAGGCGCCACCGCTAAAGGCTATACCGCAAAAGAATCGGGAGATGTCTATGACTTGATCGTGCGGTTTGCAGATTACGGCTTCCCGAAAAGCCATGCAGTCGCCTACAGCATGATTTCCTACCAACTGGCTTATATGAAAGCCCATTATCCCGTGCAGTTCTATGCCGCGCTGTTATCGAACAGCCAAGGGAACAACGAGAAGACGGCACAGTTCATGCGTGAAATGAAAGAACGCAGAATCCCGCTTGCGGCACCGTGCATCGCAAGGAGCCGCTACGGTTTTTCATCGGAAGAACGCCAGGTCCGCATAGGGCTCAGCGCAGTGAAAGGGGTTCCCGGAACGGCAGTCAAAGCCATTCTCGAGGCGAGAAAAGAAGGGCCTTTCCAAAACCTGTTCAATATTGCCGAACGGATTTCGGCTGTGCATTTCACCCGCAAGGCTCTCGAGCCACTCATCAAAGCCGGCGCTTTGGACGTGCTCGGAAAAGACCGGGCCGTCCTGCTCGCATCTCTTGATAGTGCGATCAAGCACGCAGAACTGGTCAAACCGAACGAAGACCCGGGTTTGTTCGATGATATGGGATCGAGCTTCATGAAACCGAAATACACAAAAGCAGATCCGATGCCGGACGGGCTCAAGCTCGACTTCGAGAAAGAAGCACTCGGCTTCTATTTGAGCACCCACCCTGTGGAGCGGGAAAAAGAACAGCGCAAT